A single genomic interval of Spirosoma linguale DSM 74 harbors:
- a CDS encoding RagB/SusD domain protein (PFAM: RagB/SusD domain protein) — MYYTMKKIFLSSLTILSLLFLNSCTNLVEQVLDESSVTGQTDKQIADGNIAPVYARLTDIFTHTTYFAIQEISTDEAILPYRGGTDWGDNGIYIAMHQHTHTSTDPNLRNTWLLLTQEVSRAVSAMSALPTVNDPNAKTYLAEARGMRAYYNMMLLDLFGVVFVKEDPQSISQVLRGEPAYEYVKNEFLAVEPSLLTTVGPGRLTKGAVWGLLARLYLNAAVYRDRYAASFTFKPEDMDKVIEYTDKIITSGQYQLSPDYFSIFNSDNHDNKELIFAVDQRAELNGHNRLAYFSLSGDQFPLPAFPAANGTDGPAITPDFYRSWTSAYAPSDPAGVDPRFSKQNWTIPADSCISDANFNFNRGILRGQQYGLLRVNGAFLRCGNNYKIGKLFNVTRNRPTLPVDFTEQVDFSVAGSNYSTGYRVLKYEFSKKSQSGRNLGDADISIVRLADVYLMRAEAKLRKSNDAASALADVNLVRAARTAAKPAPALTAMNLDLLLRERGFELYWEMVRRTDLIRFGKYEGTWTEKTNTDKFKRVFPIPQTAIDGASNLPGYLKQNESY; from the coding sequence ATGTATTATACTATGAAAAAGATATTTCTCAGCTCGCTGACCATCCTCAGCCTGCTTTTCCTGAATAGTTGTACGAACTTGGTTGAACAGGTTCTCGACGAGTCGTCGGTGACCGGCCAGACCGACAAGCAAATTGCCGATGGTAACATCGCTCCAGTATACGCCCGTCTGACGGACATTTTTACGCACACTACCTATTTTGCCATCCAGGAAATTTCTACCGACGAAGCTATTTTACCCTATCGGGGTGGTACCGACTGGGGTGACAACGGGATTTACATTGCTATGCACCAGCATACGCATACAAGTACTGACCCTAACCTACGCAATACCTGGTTGTTATTGACGCAGGAAGTATCAAGAGCCGTTTCGGCCATGAGTGCCCTGCCTACCGTGAATGACCCCAATGCCAAAACCTACCTGGCCGAGGCACGGGGTATGCGGGCTTACTACAATATGATGCTGCTGGATTTATTTGGTGTGGTCTTCGTAAAAGAAGACCCGCAGAGTATTTCTCAGGTGTTGCGGGGCGAACCCGCCTACGAGTATGTGAAAAACGAGTTTCTGGCCGTTGAACCAAGCCTCCTGACAACGGTTGGGCCAGGACGCCTTACCAAAGGAGCCGTGTGGGGCCTGCTGGCGCGTCTGTATCTGAATGCCGCCGTGTATCGCGACCGGTACGCTGCCAGCTTTACCTTCAAGCCGGAAGATATGGATAAGGTGATTGAGTATACGGATAAGATCATTACCTCCGGCCAGTACCAGTTATCGCCTGATTATTTCTCAATTTTCAACTCCGACAACCACGATAACAAAGAGTTGATCTTTGCCGTCGACCAGCGCGCGGAACTGAATGGGCACAACCGCCTGGCGTATTTCTCGCTATCTGGCGACCAGTTTCCGCTGCCTGCTTTCCCCGCTGCCAATGGTACCGATGGCCCGGCTATCACGCCTGATTTTTACCGCAGCTGGACATCAGCTTACGCACCAAGTGATCCGGCCGGTGTTGATCCCCGCTTCTCCAAACAGAACTGGACGATTCCCGCCGATTCGTGCATCAGTGATGCCAACTTCAATTTTAACCGGGGTATTTTACGGGGCCAGCAGTATGGCCTGCTTCGGGTCAACGGTGCCTTTCTTCGTTGCGGCAACAATTACAAAATTGGTAAGCTCTTCAACGTAACCCGTAACCGCCCCACGCTACCTGTTGACTTTACCGAGCAGGTTGACTTCTCGGTTGCCGGCAGCAATTACAGCACTGGATACCGGGTGTTAAAGTATGAATTCAGTAAAAAATCGCAGTCGGGTCGTAACCTGGGCGATGCCGATATTTCCATTGTTCGCTTAGCCGATGTGTATCTGATGCGGGCTGAAGCCAAACTCCGTAAAAGTAATGATGCGGCCAGTGCACTGGCTGATGTCAATCTGGTGCGGGCGGCTCGTACGGCCGCTAAGCCAGCGCCAGCCCTGACAGCTATGAACCTCGATCTGCTGCTGCGCGAACGGGGCTTCGAGTTATACTGGGAAATGGTACGCCGTACCGACCTGATCCGTTTTGGTAAGTATGAGGGTACATGGACTGAAAAGACCAACACCGACAAGTTTAAGCGGGTGTTCCCCATTCCGCAAACGGCTATCGATGGAGCGTCGAACCTGCCAGGGTACCTGAAGCAGAACGAGAGCTACTAA
- a CDS encoding Mandelate racemase/muconate lactonizing protein (PFAM: Mandelate racemase/muconate lactonizing protein~KEGG: smt:Smal_0339 mandelate racemase/muconate lactonizing protein) yields MKITQISLYQYDIPLKAPIAISLGTIENARNILVEIQTDESITGWGEGSPFWMIVGETQASALAAADDMAKLLIGRDPLDIEGCLTAITRYLPGHPTTRSAFDMALYDLAAKTARMPLYQFLGGTKKTLVTDETIYINTPERMVEDALRIQEKGAEAIKVKLGTNLRDDVARIKAIRNAIGDTTPIRTDANQGWDVVTATGVLRAIGDWNVQYCEQPIKRHDIAGLRQIRQKTTVPIMADESLFDSVDAIRLVREEAVDYFNIKLSKSGGIFDALKINAIGEAAGIPCMIGCMSESRLALTANAHFATARQNIRFYDLDACFEHADDPVYGGITYTGYQIELPDAPGIGAEIDSAFLAKLPHKTIS; encoded by the coding sequence ATGAAAATCACTCAGATTTCCCTTTACCAGTACGACATTCCGCTTAAAGCGCCCATCGCTATCTCGCTCGGTACTATCGAGAACGCCCGGAACATTTTGGTCGAGATACAAACCGACGAGAGCATTACGGGCTGGGGCGAAGGGTCTCCTTTCTGGATGATCGTGGGCGAAACGCAGGCCTCAGCCCTGGCTGCTGCCGATGATATGGCCAAACTACTGATCGGACGCGACCCGCTCGACATTGAGGGTTGCCTGACAGCTATTACCCGCTATTTACCCGGCCATCCAACTACTCGTTCGGCTTTCGATATGGCGCTGTACGACCTGGCCGCCAAAACCGCCCGGATGCCGCTCTACCAGTTTCTGGGGGGAACGAAAAAGACGCTCGTCACCGACGAAACAATCTATATCAACACGCCGGAGCGCATGGTGGAAGACGCCTTACGCATTCAGGAAAAAGGTGCCGAAGCCATCAAAGTTAAACTCGGTACCAACCTCCGCGACGATGTTGCCCGCATAAAAGCCATCCGAAACGCCATTGGCGATACCACGCCTATCCGTACCGATGCCAACCAGGGCTGGGATGTGGTGACGGCGACCGGCGTCTTACGGGCCATCGGCGATTGGAACGTTCAGTATTGCGAGCAGCCCATCAAACGGCACGACATTGCCGGATTGCGGCAGATTCGGCAGAAAACGACCGTGCCCATTATGGCCGATGAAAGCCTGTTCGACTCGGTCGATGCGATCCGGCTCGTGCGGGAAGAAGCGGTCGATTATTTCAACATCAAGCTTTCCAAAAGTGGGGGTATTTTCGACGCGCTTAAGATAAACGCCATTGGTGAAGCGGCCGGGATTCCCTGCATGATTGGGTGCATGTCGGAGTCAAGGCTGGCGCTTACGGCCAATGCCCATTTTGCGACGGCGCGTCAAAATATTCGATTCTACGACCTGGATGCCTGTTTTGAACATGCCGATGACCCCGTATACGGCGGCATTACCTATACCGGTTACCAGATCGAACTGCCCGATGCACCGGGAATCGGGGCCGAGATAGACTCCGCCTTTCTGGCTAAATTGCCGCATAAAACCATCTCCTGA
- a CDS encoding 2C-methyl-D-erythritol 2,4-cyclodiphosphate synthase (KEGG: neu:NE1402 2-C-methyl-D-erythritol 2,4- cyclodiphosphate synthase~TIGRFAM: 2C-methyl-D-erythritol 2,4- cyclodiphosphate synthase~PFAM: MECDP-synthase) — protein sequence MKIRVGQGYDVHRLEEGRAFWLGGIQIPSTFGPVGHSDADVVCHVLCDALLGAANMRNIGYHFSDKDPRWKGVDSKLLLAEVLRMVREAGYEISNVDVTVVLQEPKLNPHIPAMKTCLAGVMAIPEDDISIKATTSEHIGFVGRGEGIAAHCVALIFKD from the coding sequence ATGAAAATACGAGTAGGACAGGGATATGATGTGCACCGGCTGGAAGAAGGCCGCGCCTTCTGGCTGGGTGGCATCCAGATTCCGAGTACATTTGGCCCGGTAGGCCATTCCGATGCCGACGTGGTATGCCATGTACTCTGCGATGCCCTGCTGGGTGCCGCCAACATGCGCAATATCGGTTACCATTTTTCGGATAAAGACCCACGCTGGAAAGGCGTCGACAGCAAACTACTGCTGGCCGAAGTACTGCGGATGGTGCGCGAAGCAGGCTACGAAATTTCCAACGTCGACGTAACGGTGGTGTTGCAGGAGCCAAAGCTCAACCCACATATTCCGGCCATGAAAACCTGTCTGGCCGGGGTCATGGCCATTCCCGAAGACGATATCTCCATTAAAGCCACCACCTCCGAACACATTGGCTTTGTTGGCCGGGGCGAGGGCATTGCCGCGCATTGTGTGGCGCTTATCTTTAAGGATTAG
- a CDS encoding peptidase M16 domain protein (PFAM: peptidase M16 domain protein~KEGG: slo:Shew_3581 peptidase M16 domain-containing protein), with product MIHYEKFVLDNGLQVFVHEDESTPMAAVNILYNVGSRDEDPAKTGFAHLFEHLMFGGSRHIPSYDEPLQKVGGENNAFTSPDITNYYITLPAANLETAFWLESDRMLSLSFDPQVLDVQQKVVIEEFKQRYLNQPYGDVWLKLRPLAYQQHPYRWATIGKDISHIENATMDDVKAFFFKYYLPNNAILVVAGNVTVEQVKQLCAKWFAPIQAGDPYVRQLPVEPTQTMARKLETSAKVPLNGLYKAYHMPGRFDTDFYSADLLGDILGRSKSSRLYQQLLRNNPVFSSINAYITGSVDPGLLVIQGNLNKGVSLEEADAAVESVVQEFIDQVVPDDELAKVKNQAEATLAFSEVELLNRAMNLAYAANAGNPDFVNQEAEQIQAVTPDSIQKMARQVLRKDNCSTLYYRQAEA from the coding sequence ATGATTCATTACGAAAAATTTGTGTTAGATAATGGCCTTCAGGTATTCGTCCACGAAGATGAATCGACCCCCATGGCGGCCGTTAATATATTATATAATGTAGGCTCCCGCGACGAAGACCCGGCTAAAACAGGGTTTGCTCACTTGTTTGAACACCTGATGTTTGGCGGATCGCGGCACATTCCCAGCTACGACGAGCCGCTGCAAAAAGTAGGTGGTGAGAACAATGCCTTCACCAGCCCTGATATTACCAACTATTACATTACCCTCCCGGCGGCTAATCTGGAAACAGCCTTCTGGCTCGAATCGGACCGGATGCTGAGCCTTTCTTTCGACCCGCAGGTGCTGGATGTGCAGCAAAAAGTAGTCATCGAAGAGTTCAAACAGCGGTACCTGAATCAACCCTACGGCGATGTCTGGCTGAAACTCCGGCCACTGGCCTACCAGCAGCACCCCTATCGCTGGGCTACCATCGGCAAGGACATCAGTCACATCGAAAATGCCACGATGGACGATGTGAAGGCCTTTTTCTTCAAGTACTACCTGCCCAACAACGCCATTCTGGTCGTGGCCGGTAACGTTACCGTTGAGCAGGTGAAGCAGCTTTGTGCCAAGTGGTTTGCGCCCATTCAGGCGGGAGACCCTTACGTTCGGCAGCTTCCTGTTGAGCCTACCCAAACGATGGCCCGTAAACTGGAAACATCGGCCAAAGTACCGCTCAACGGTTTATACAAAGCTTACCACATGCCGGGCCGATTCGACACCGATTTCTACTCGGCAGATTTGCTGGGCGATATCCTGGGCCGCAGCAAATCGTCCCGCCTGTACCAGCAGCTGTTACGGAACAACCCGGTTTTCAGCAGCATCAATGCGTATATTACTGGTTCCGTTGACCCCGGTTTGCTGGTTATTCAGGGTAACCTCAACAAAGGTGTTTCGCTGGAAGAAGCCGATGCCGCCGTGGAATCGGTGGTGCAGGAATTTATCGATCAGGTTGTACCAGACGATGAACTGGCCAAGGTAAAAAATCAGGCCGAAGCTACGCTGGCATTCTCAGAAGTAGAATTACTGAACCGCGCCATGAACCTGGCCTACGCAGCCAACGCGGGCAACCCCGATTTTGTGAATCAGGAAGCCGAACAGATTCAGGCTGTCACGCCGGACTCGATTCAGAAGATGGCTCGTCAGGTACTGCGAAAAGATAACTGCTCGACCCTCTACTACCGACAGGCGGAAGCCTAA
- a CDS encoding DNA polymerase beta domain protein region (PFAM: DNA polymerase beta domain protein region~KEGG: rfe:RF_1280 nucleotidyltransferase/HEPN domain-containing protein), whose translation METTYQPKALSPEQLQALSQEVKQALTGLYGDRLAQVILYGSYARGDFRAESDVDYLVVLNDLEVNSANEIKCMIDSIYDLSEKYNTLISVKPTSSKKYLQSALFLYQDVRREGKVI comes from the coding sequence ATGGAAACGACTTACCAACCCAAAGCGTTATCACCCGAGCAACTTCAGGCGTTATCGCAGGAGGTGAAGCAGGCACTTACCGGCCTGTACGGCGACCGCCTGGCTCAGGTAATTCTGTATGGGTCGTATGCCAGGGGTGATTTCCGGGCTGAATCGGATGTCGATTACCTGGTCGTGTTAAACGATCTCGAAGTAAATTCAGCGAATGAGATTAAGTGCATGATTGATTCAATATATGACCTATCTGAAAAATATAATACATTAATTTCCGTTAAGCCGACCTCATCAAAAAAATACCTGCAATCAGCTTTATTTCTCTATCAAGACGTTCGCCGTGAAGGTAAAGTAATATGA
- a CDS encoding amidohydrolase 2 (PFAM: amidohydrolase 2~KEGG: scl:sce2294 putative secreted protein), producing MRIFYLSAFLLTGLLACGQSKPSQPDMPLGFEEYDPVSTLKVPEHKLTRSKFPFIDVHNHQWDMDKANLKPLLAQMDSLNMGIMINLSGRGWGSVAQGTQFFDNAMANAAKASPKRLALFTNLNFDEIGRKGWTEDAVKLLEEDVKKGARGLKIFKNLGLNNKDVSGQRVRVDDPRLDPIWAKCGELGIPVLIHTADPKSFWDPMDRYNERWLELKLHGGRKRSANDPIPWDKLIAEQHNVFRKHPKTTFIAAHMGWYPNDLNKLDSLMTVFPNMNVEIGAVIAELGRQPRASRKFFEKYQDRILFGKDSWVPSEYATYFRVLETEDEYFPYHKKYHAFWRMYGMGLPDEILKKVYYKNALRIVPGLDKSQFPK from the coding sequence ATGAGAATTTTTTACCTGTCTGCCTTTTTACTAACAGGCCTGCTTGCCTGTGGTCAGTCTAAACCAAGTCAACCCGACATGCCGTTGGGTTTTGAGGAGTATGATCCTGTTTCGACGCTGAAAGTACCGGAGCATAAGCTGACGCGTTCGAAGTTTCCATTCATCGATGTTCATAACCACCAGTGGGATATGGACAAGGCGAATCTCAAACCGCTTCTGGCCCAGATGGACAGCCTGAATATGGGCATTATGATCAACCTCAGCGGCCGGGGTTGGGGCAGTGTAGCGCAGGGAACGCAGTTTTTCGACAATGCGATGGCGAATGCGGCCAAAGCTTCGCCCAAACGACTGGCGCTGTTTACTAATCTCAACTTCGACGAGATTGGCCGGAAAGGCTGGACGGAAGATGCCGTTAAACTACTCGAAGAAGACGTAAAAAAAGGCGCCCGTGGCCTCAAGATCTTCAAGAATCTGGGTTTAAATAACAAAGATGTATCCGGTCAGCGCGTTCGGGTAGACGATCCGCGCCTTGACCCCATCTGGGCCAAATGTGGTGAACTGGGCATTCCTGTGCTGATTCATACCGCCGACCCCAAGTCGTTCTGGGACCCGATGGACCGTTATAATGAGCGCTGGCTCGAACTGAAACTACATGGCGGGCGTAAACGCTCGGCCAACGACCCCATCCCCTGGGATAAACTTATTGCCGAGCAGCATAACGTATTCCGGAAACACCCGAAAACAACATTCATTGCCGCTCACATGGGATGGTACCCCAACGACCTCAACAAACTCGATAGTCTGATGACGGTCTTCCCGAACATGAATGTCGAAATTGGGGCCGTCATCGCTGAACTGGGCCGCCAGCCACGCGCCAGCCGGAAGTTCTTTGAGAAGTATCAGGACCGGATTCTGTTCGGAAAAGACAGCTGGGTGCCATCCGAATACGCTACCTATTTCCGCGTGCTCGAAACAGAGGATGAATACTTCCCCTACCACAAAAAGTACCACGCTTTCTGGCGCATGTACGGTATGGGATTACCAGACGAGATTCTGAAAAAAGTCTATTACAAAAACGCCCTTCGGATCGTGCCCGGCCTGGACAAGAGCCAGTTCCCCAAGTGA
- a CDS encoding TonB-dependent receptor (PFAM: TonB-dependent receptor; TonB-dependent receptor plug~KEGG: mxa:MXAN_4746 TonB-dependent receptor): MAHNLEEKPVAEITVSGRVTDATTNEALAGCNVVLKGTQKGTTTDANGDYKIVVPDGNATLVFGFIGFISQDVPVGNRTVINVSLKASASELAQVVVIGYGTTTKKDVTGSLKTIKSTDFNRGIINSPEQLLQGKVAGVNVTSASGEPGGVQNITVRGPGGVRTGSTPLFVLDGIALDNSSTGGATNPLNFLNPQDIEAIDVLKDASATAIYGARGANGVILITTKKGKAGATNLTLSSNIGISNMARPIALFSTDEYKQQVAAVGGVVDDQKGSTDWQREISRTAVTQNHNLSFGGGADRLTYYGSIGVQDQQGILKNSSLKRYTARFNASQKFLENRLVLDVNMTASQTINERPPIEGIIGAALSANPTYPARDANGNPARYQAFTNPLLALNLNKDLTTINRVVASVSPSFSITKNLVYKLNLGVDNSSSTRDQQSYASTVPQQDGRLDATYLNNRNVLVENYFTYTKTSGDHNLTALLGHSYQKFTIQGRNWSINKFPISPIEPANNPGLGQDLTLANNRPGGYAIINELQSFFSRVNYAYKDRYLFTATVRADGSSKFGANNKYGVFPSFSGGWRLSEEGFLKSGPFSDLKLRAGWGQTGNQEIPSKITQALFTSNVSASTSYPLDGSTNYPAGTTYTRLANPDIQWEVSTQTDLGLDFGLFRGALTGSVDYFHKTSGKILLEVIPSDPIQPASTYWTNVPNMTITNQGLELDLNYRYASTSGFRFDIGGNVTFIKNVVNNSPYTVITSGSASGAGLTSATVNGYVNGQPIGTFFLREYLGVDDKGVNRFSDIDGDGIGGTDKDRIAAGSALPTRQFNLNFSTAYKGFDLTANFNGVSGNKIYDNTTNAFFYKARLVKGLNGPAESIGEPTESINNPAPVSTRFLRDGAFFRLNNLSLGYNLNPRTLGMNRWISNIRLSVTGQNLFVITKYKGYDPEVNIDRTVNGISSYGIDYLSYPKARSFVFGLNLTF; the protein is encoded by the coding sequence ATGGCGCATAATTTGGAGGAAAAACCAGTGGCTGAAATAACCGTTAGCGGACGGGTTACGGATGCCACTACCAACGAAGCCCTCGCGGGTTGTAACGTTGTACTGAAAGGTACACAGAAAGGAACAACGACGGATGCCAATGGCGATTATAAAATTGTAGTGCCCGATGGTAATGCCACACTGGTGTTCGGGTTTATCGGTTTTATTTCTCAGGACGTACCCGTAGGAAACCGCACGGTCATCAACGTATCGCTGAAAGCGTCGGCTTCGGAGCTGGCGCAGGTCGTTGTTATTGGTTACGGTACTACCACAAAGAAAGACGTAACCGGATCGCTCAAAACAATCAAGAGTACAGATTTTAACCGGGGTATCATCAACTCACCTGAGCAGCTTTTGCAGGGTAAAGTAGCGGGCGTAAATGTTACCTCAGCCAGTGGTGAGCCGGGGGGTGTTCAAAATATTACGGTACGTGGGCCGGGGGGTGTTCGGACAGGTAGTACGCCACTCTTCGTACTGGACGGTATTGCGCTCGATAACTCAAGTACGGGTGGTGCAACTAACCCATTAAATTTTCTGAACCCACAGGATATCGAAGCCATCGATGTTCTGAAAGATGCCTCTGCAACAGCTATTTATGGTGCACGGGGTGCTAACGGCGTAATTCTGATCACGACCAAGAAAGGCAAAGCTGGTGCAACTAACCTTACTCTTTCCTCAAACATAGGGATTTCGAACATGGCCCGCCCCATTGCGCTGTTTTCAACGGATGAGTACAAGCAGCAGGTAGCGGCTGTAGGCGGTGTGGTCGACGATCAGAAAGGATCTACGGATTGGCAGCGTGAAATCAGCCGGACGGCGGTTACCCAAAATCATAATCTGTCGTTCGGTGGCGGTGCCGACCGCCTGACCTATTATGGCTCTATTGGCGTGCAGGACCAGCAGGGTATCCTGAAAAATAGCAGCCTAAAACGGTACACCGCCCGTTTCAACGCTTCACAGAAATTTCTGGAAAATCGACTGGTGCTGGATGTCAACATGACGGCCTCGCAAACGATCAACGAGCGTCCGCCAATCGAAGGAATAATCGGAGCGGCTCTGTCGGCCAATCCAACGTATCCGGCGCGCGATGCCAATGGCAATCCAGCCCGCTATCAGGCCTTCACCAACCCATTGCTGGCATTGAATCTGAACAAGGACCTGACAACCATCAACCGGGTTGTGGCGTCGGTATCACCATCGTTCAGCATCACCAAAAACCTGGTTTACAAGCTGAATCTGGGCGTTGATAATTCAAGCTCCACGCGCGACCAGCAGTCTTACGCTAGTACGGTGCCGCAGCAGGACGGCCGCCTGGATGCTACCTACCTTAACAACCGGAACGTACTGGTCGAAAACTATTTCACCTACACCAAAACTTCGGGCGATCATAACCTGACCGCTTTGCTGGGGCATTCGTATCAGAAGTTTACGATTCAGGGGCGTAACTGGAGCATCAACAAATTTCCAATATCACCCATTGAACCCGCCAACAACCCTGGCCTGGGGCAAGACCTGACGCTGGCCAACAACCGTCCCGGCGGCTATGCGATCATCAATGAGTTACAGTCGTTCTTCTCACGGGTTAATTACGCCTATAAAGATCGCTACCTGTTTACGGCTACGGTTCGTGCCGATGGGTCGAGCAAATTTGGCGCAAACAACAAGTATGGTGTATTCCCTTCGTTCTCGGGCGGCTGGCGGCTGTCGGAAGAAGGGTTCCTTAAATCGGGACCATTCTCGGATCTGAAACTCCGCGCCGGTTGGGGACAAACGGGTAACCAGGAAATACCGTCGAAGATTACCCAGGCCCTGTTCACCTCGAACGTGTCGGCCTCAACCAGTTACCCGCTCGATGGGTCAACCAACTATCCGGCGGGAACCACGTATACCCGTCTGGCCAATCCTGACATTCAATGGGAAGTATCGACCCAAACCGACCTGGGCCTTGATTTTGGTCTGTTCCGGGGGGCGTTGACGGGTTCCGTCGATTATTTCCATAAGACATCGGGTAAGATTCTGCTCGAAGTGATTCCTTCCGATCCTATTCAGCCCGCTTCCACCTACTGGACCAACGTGCCGAATATGACCATCACCAACCAGGGACTTGAGCTTGATCTGAACTACCGTTACGCCAGCACAAGCGGCTTCCGGTTCGACATAGGTGGCAATGTTACGTTCATTAAAAATGTAGTGAATAATTCGCCATACACGGTTATTACCTCAGGCTCCGCATCGGGAGCCGGGTTGACATCGGCTACGGTAAACGGCTATGTGAACGGACAGCCCATCGGAACGTTCTTCCTGCGGGAATACCTGGGCGTTGACGACAAAGGGGTTAACCGATTCAGTGACATAGACGGTGATGGAATCGGTGGTACCGACAAAGACCGGATTGCTGCGGGAAGCGCCTTGCCAACCCGCCAGTTTAACCTCAATTTCAGTACGGCTTACAAAGGTTTCGACCTAACGGCCAATTTTAACGGCGTGTCGGGTAATAAAATTTACGACAACACGACGAATGCGTTCTTCTACAAAGCACGTCTGGTAAAAGGGCTGAATGGACCCGCTGAATCAATTGGTGAGCCAACCGAGTCAATCAATAACCCGGCTCCTGTATCGACACGCTTCCTGAGAGACGGCGCTTTCTTCCGGCTCAATAACCTGTCGCTGGGCTACAATCTAAATCCCCGTACCCTTGGTATGAATCGCTGGATTTCAAACATCCGACTATCGGTAACGGGTCAGAACTTGTTTGTTATCACGAAATACAAAGGGTATGATCCTGAAGTAAACATCGACCGCACGGTTAATGGTATCTCGTCGTATGGAATCGACTACCTCAGTTATCCTAAAGCGCGTTCGTTTGTGTTTGGCTTAAATCTTACCTTCTAA